One genomic segment of Pseudomonas chlororaphis subsp. aurantiaca includes these proteins:
- a CDS encoding phage tail protein, whose product MAYSESMQSTLSSLIAAGEAGRTSLDGMLGPLTGAVSDMTGAAAELEGLPIIGPALGQKLQRTMRAISAAQSNVGRVASTYSQVVSGAAAVQDRLGLLKEQAGKASAAINRMAGQVSPSLANILPTSALASLATPAAEAIKPFPHLLILQPLDAKLQPYYFNLDTAAFDELRRQTAARWAGQERLTRDIAQQAVGQGEDKMTLKGVIYPGFKGGIKQLDTLRAIARRLQPVSLVTGYGDVLGTWCLLSVDEEQGALLAGGIPRKQGFSLEFVKYGNDMQNV is encoded by the coding sequence ATGGCCTACAGCGAGTCAATGCAGTCGACGCTGTCGTCGTTGATTGCCGCGGGGGAGGCTGGCCGTACCAGCCTTGACGGCATGCTCGGGCCGCTGACCGGTGCGGTGAGCGATATGACGGGTGCTGCTGCCGAGTTGGAGGGCTTGCCGATCATTGGCCCGGCCCTTGGCCAGAAGCTGCAGCGCACCATGCGGGCGATCAGCGCAGCCCAATCCAACGTAGGGCGGGTGGCTTCCACCTACAGCCAGGTGGTCAGTGGCGCCGCGGCGGTGCAAGACCGTCTCGGCTTGCTGAAAGAACAGGCCGGCAAGGCGTCGGCGGCAATCAACCGGATGGCCGGCCAGGTTAGTCCGTCGTTGGCCAACATCCTGCCGACTAGCGCGCTCGCATCGCTGGCGACGCCGGCGGCCGAGGCGATCAAGCCCTTCCCACATCTGCTGATCCTGCAGCCGCTCGATGCCAAGTTGCAGCCGTATTACTTCAATCTGGACACCGCTGCGTTCGACGAGCTGCGACGGCAAACGGCAGCGCGCTGGGCCGGCCAGGAACGCCTGACGCGGGATATCGCGCAACAGGCGGTGGGGCAGGGCGAGGACAAGATGACGTTGAAGGGGGTGATCTATCCCGGCTTCAAGGGGGGGATCAAGCAGTTGGACACCCTTCGCGCTATCGCTCGCCGGCTGCAACCGGTCAGCCTGGTCACTGGTTACGGTGACGTACTCGGCACCTGGTGCCTGCTGAGCGTCGATGAAGAGCAGGGCGCGCTGTTGGCTGGCGGCATCCCACGCAAACAGGGTTTCTCACTGGAGTTCGTGAAGTATGGCAACGACATGCAGAACGTCTGA
- a CDS encoding tail protein X produces the protein MATTCRTSEGDLLDTLCYHHYGHLNGTVELVLQENPGLADEPQPYRTGVVIVLPDLAAPSIETIELWG, from the coding sequence ATGGCAACGACATGCAGAACGTCTGAGGGGGATCTGCTCGACACCCTGTGCTACCACCACTACGGGCACCTTAACGGCACGGTCGAGTTGGTGCTGCAGGAGAATCCGGGTCTGGCCGATGAGCCGCAGCCCTACCGCACCGGGGTGGTGATCGTGCTGCCCGACCTTGCTGCGCCATCGATCGAAACCATCGAGCTGTGGGGGTAA
- a CDS encoding phage late control D family protein, translating to MQPTFRIVADGADITALINDRLLLLRTTDKPGMDSDEFELRIDDRDAAVALPARGARIEVYLGYAGQALARLGRYTVDEIEVSGPPREMVIRGKASDMRGSGKTTRSGSWEGVPLSQIVRDIAARNGWAPACPVQTKVDRVDQRNESDFNFITRLTKQYDCTAKVADGKLLVLPREASQGASGKTFGVVTIAPADVSRWQFRLGDRSAQKSVKTQHQDKKTGKLVVVELGNDDAPSGLPGVHTDRHIYPNKSAAEQAAKAKLAAFNRTTASVRLQMPGRTDLFAERLINAQGFKQGLDGQYLVDSVEQTFDASGWSTAVECNGGKKGKAKAKGKKKKSDKPLKVVDVKPA from the coding sequence ATGCAACCCACCTTTCGCATCGTCGCTGATGGCGCGGACATCACGGCGCTGATCAATGACCGGTTGTTGCTGCTGAGAACAACCGACAAGCCGGGGATGGACTCCGACGAGTTCGAGCTGCGGATCGATGACCGTGATGCCGCGGTCGCCTTGCCCGCTCGAGGCGCGCGGATCGAGGTCTACCTGGGTTATGCGGGGCAGGCGCTGGCTCGCCTCGGGCGGTACACCGTCGACGAGATCGAAGTCTCTGGGCCGCCGCGCGAGATGGTCATCCGGGGCAAGGCCAGTGACATGCGCGGCAGCGGTAAGACCACGCGCAGCGGCAGCTGGGAGGGCGTGCCGCTGTCGCAGATCGTCCGCGACATTGCGGCCCGCAACGGCTGGGCACCGGCCTGCCCCGTGCAGACAAAGGTCGACCGAGTCGACCAGCGTAACGAGTCGGACTTCAACTTCATCACCCGCCTGACCAAGCAGTACGACTGCACCGCGAAAGTCGCGGACGGCAAGCTGCTGGTCCTGCCCCGTGAAGCCAGTCAGGGTGCCAGCGGCAAGACCTTTGGGGTGGTCACTATCGCGCCGGCGGACGTGAGCCGGTGGCAGTTCCGCCTCGGGGATCGCAGCGCACAGAAGTCCGTGAAGACCCAGCACCAGGACAAGAAGACCGGGAAGTTGGTGGTGGTCGAGCTGGGTAATGACGACGCCCCCTCGGGGCTGCCGGGCGTGCACACCGATCGACACATCTACCCGAACAAGTCAGCAGCTGAGCAGGCGGCCAAAGCCAAGCTCGCGGCGTTCAACCGCACCACTGCCAGTGTGCGCTTGCAGATGCCCGGGCGCACCGACCTGTTCGCCGAGCGCTTGATCAATGCCCAGGGGTTCAAGCAGGGGCTGGATGGCCAGTACCTGGTCGACAGCGTCGAGCAGACCTTCGATGCCTCCGGCTGGTCGACCGCGGTGGAGTGCAACGGTGGCAAGAAGGGCAAGGCGAAGGCCAAGGGCAAGAAAAAGAAATCCGACAAGCCACTGAAGGTGGTCGATGTGAAACCGGCCTGA
- a CDS encoding glycoside hydrolase family 19 protein — protein sequence MTVTLKQLQQILPNAGTQAGVFLPVLNASMVKWGIVTPLRKRAFLAQVGHESGQLRYVRELGGDQYLAKYDTGKLAARLGNTLEADGDGQKYRGRGLIQVTGRANYQRCGEALGLDLLNHPELLERPEHAADSAGWFWHLAGLNSLADKGPSAFEAITRRINGGLNGLDDRMAIYKRAEQVLI from the coding sequence ATGACTGTCACTCTCAAGCAACTGCAACAGATCCTCCCCAACGCCGGCACCCAAGCCGGCGTTTTTCTTCCCGTACTGAACGCGTCGATGGTGAAGTGGGGCATCGTCACCCCGCTGCGCAAGCGTGCGTTCCTGGCTCAGGTCGGCCATGAGTCTGGCCAGCTGCGCTACGTCCGCGAGCTGGGCGGCGATCAGTACCTGGCCAAGTACGACACCGGCAAGCTCGCGGCGCGGCTGGGCAACACGCTCGAGGCCGACGGCGACGGCCAAAAGTATCGCGGCCGTGGCCTGATTCAAGTGACCGGTCGTGCCAACTACCAGCGTTGCGGCGAAGCGTTGGGCCTCGATCTGCTCAACCATCCCGAGTTACTCGAGCGTCCGGAGCATGCTGCCGACTCGGCTGGTTGGTTCTGGCACCTGGCCGGCCTCAACTCGCTGGCCGACAAGGGGCCGTCGGCGTTCGAGGCCATCACCCGGCGGATCAACGGCGGACTCAACGGGCTGGATGACCGCATGGCGATCTACAAGCGTGCCGAGCAGGTGCTGATCTGA
- a CDS encoding lysis system i-spanin subunit Rz, with product MSLDWRWGVLALVFGAAVGARLAWLWQADELERQAAGYEQQVAAKDLAHSREREGAAEAALGQLDVQQKARRALEDRLQTQDQTHWKEMNDAQQAQARLRDRLATADLRLSVLLDAGSVATSSCDGGMRAPAGTGGLVDGALRAQLDPAHARRIVGITGEGDQGLIALAACQAYVRALSN from the coding sequence ATGTCCCTGGACTGGAGATGGGGCGTGCTGGCCCTGGTGTTCGGCGCTGCAGTTGGTGCGCGCCTCGCGTGGTTGTGGCAGGCCGATGAACTGGAAAGGCAAGCGGCAGGGTATGAGCAACAGGTTGCGGCAAAAGACCTGGCGCACAGTCGAGAGCGTGAGGGTGCTGCAGAGGCGGCGCTCGGCCAGCTGGACGTTCAGCAGAAGGCCCGGCGCGCGCTGGAAGATCGCCTGCAGACGCAGGACCAAACCCACTGGAAGGAGATGAACGATGCTCAACAAGCCCAGGCTCGTTTACGTGATCGGCTGGCTACTGCTGATCTGCGGCTGTCAGTCCTACTCGACGCCGGATCCGTTGCCACCTCGAGTTGTGACGGTGGGATGCGAGCGCCCGCCGGCACCGGAGGCCTGGTGGATGGAGCCCTACGTGCCCAACTTGACCCAGCGCATGCTCGACGAATTGTCGGAATCACCGGAGAAGGCGACCAAGGATTGATCGCGTTAGCGGCGTGTCAGGCTTATGTTAGAGCTCTGTCCAACTGA
- a CDS encoding GmrSD restriction endonuclease domain-containing protein → MAATHKIAPTNPRLSSLLSDVARGNIKIPVFQREYVWSDEQIMSLLDSIYRGYPVGSLLLWSTKEKLNHERDVGGFKLPITPEDYPVNYVLDGQQRLTTLYGVFNSDTDTADPELAARFNVSFLPSTGEFIHTSIAPNNSINLRNILDTTKLLPELARFGQEEGKTIAELTERFKDYEFPVVTIKDRTNQEVCRVFQRINSSGTSLSTLELLAAWTWSEQFDLRNEIEQLLDTLADKGFEQIEESLLMRCLATITLNRIDADELVDVPAEQLIEGMSKLKQAMFCCTDFLEKQLHIKNFVFIPFPIMLVPLVTFFSRTLKPNALQVIGLKKWFWHCAFTQRYKAGTNKQVLADIDKMEKLSNNETPFDDLDDKIESNLFKKSWRINTTAAKTTICLLAQLQPKSFLNGQNIELGTTLASYNSREFHHIYPKSYLLGQGIGFHESNIIANICLLNSSDNRTISDKAPDAYFGEINEAIKAIVFEAALIPEGFHNGDRPYADFINARAELLTTAARNLIKNGTHP, encoded by the coding sequence ATGGCTGCTACCCATAAAATTGCCCCAACCAACCCCCGCCTATCGTCGCTCCTTTCAGATGTGGCACGCGGCAACATCAAAATTCCCGTCTTCCAGCGAGAGTATGTTTGGTCCGATGAGCAGATTATGAGCCTGTTGGACTCCATTTACCGTGGCTATCCAGTCGGCTCGCTACTGTTATGGTCTACTAAAGAAAAGCTTAATCATGAGCGAGATGTCGGGGGGTTTAAACTTCCGATAACACCCGAAGATTATCCCGTCAACTATGTTCTAGACGGACAGCAGCGTTTAACAACTCTTTACGGCGTGTTCAACTCTGACACTGATACTGCCGACCCTGAGCTCGCAGCACGTTTTAATGTTTCGTTCCTCCCTTCAACAGGCGAATTCATCCACACATCCATAGCCCCTAACAATTCGATTAATCTTCGAAACATCCTCGACACAACCAAACTACTCCCAGAGCTGGCAAGATTTGGTCAAGAGGAAGGCAAAACAATTGCCGAACTCACAGAGCGCTTCAAAGACTATGAATTTCCAGTAGTAACAATAAAAGACCGCACGAACCAAGAAGTTTGCCGCGTTTTCCAGAGAATCAACTCTTCAGGTACTAGTCTTAGCACACTAGAGTTACTCGCCGCCTGGACCTGGTCTGAGCAGTTTGACCTCCGGAACGAAATCGAACAGCTTCTAGATACGCTCGCCGATAAAGGTTTCGAGCAGATTGAAGAATCACTGCTTATGCGATGCCTAGCAACCATCACTCTTAACAGAATTGACGCCGACGAACTGGTGGACGTGCCGGCCGAGCAGCTAATTGAAGGGATGTCAAAACTCAAACAGGCTATGTTCTGCTGCACCGACTTTCTTGAAAAACAGCTTCACATCAAGAACTTCGTGTTCATCCCATTCCCAATTATGCTCGTACCTCTCGTCACCTTCTTCTCTCGTACACTGAAGCCCAATGCACTGCAAGTTATCGGCCTCAAAAAGTGGTTTTGGCATTGCGCCTTCACGCAAAGATACAAGGCCGGCACCAACAAGCAGGTCTTGGCAGACATTGATAAGATGGAAAAGCTTTCTAATAACGAAACCCCCTTCGATGACTTAGATGATAAAATTGAAAGCAACCTTTTCAAGAAGTCTTGGCGCATCAATACCACGGCTGCAAAAACTACAATCTGCTTACTGGCCCAACTTCAGCCCAAGAGTTTTCTGAACGGTCAGAACATCGAACTCGGGACAACTCTAGCATCTTACAACTCTCGCGAATTCCATCACATTTATCCAAAATCGTACTTACTTGGGCAGGGCATTGGGTTCCACGAGTCAAATATCATAGCAAACATCTGCTTACTTAATTCCTCCGACAACCGAACCATATCCGACAAAGCCCCAGATGCGTACTTTGGAGAAATCAACGAGGCGATTAAAGCGATAGTCTTTGAGGCCGCGCTGATTCCAGAAGGTTTTCACAATGGCGATAGGCCCTATGCAGACTTTATTAATGCAAGGGCTGAGTTATTAACAACGGCCGCAAGAAACCTTATCAAAAACGGCACACATCCGTAA
- a CDS encoding Shedu anti-phage system protein SduA domain-containing protein encodes MSVTIEQVAEFIFAYTRKYRSAYAKATAPQPEGPGYPKLVRSAYLDATNLQVYVAQDGVVISVENEPSHQWYIAGGPALKVDYEPSKTPNAVTKFLNDHQLLGKPIGIYRIVTKVPLASCIWRGRIQNIEKELTIANDELDLKLNLKQINSPFKKVVNILTFGAFGSILDPNFHDGTVDFGSPHILKNLGFFPADLNNRRFFEHIEVYSHADESAWDTRLINLRVQQDLRRDIGSALAAAGREPGGGTMSFGGEPQWLESYNNRLDSLKTAISDLGDALRFQPEGIESVFHEILEKHPVLLDVYGSCESKPELSYPHGQTSPIGKTKLQPDFIIRYPDQSYKMIEIERPSKQIATTQGQPRAEVGQAVFQTAEWKHYIKTHYQLVASRYPGIQSKCKTSVIMSRFTQQHFKSVSDARDYMGLMMEQFNIDEFLTFDDLLERAITAYTMLSGLPPEQAGY; translated from the coding sequence ATGTCAGTCACAATAGAGCAAGTTGCCGAATTCATCTTCGCGTATACACGGAAGTATCGTAGCGCTTACGCCAAGGCCACCGCACCGCAACCAGAAGGACCTGGCTATCCAAAATTAGTGAGATCCGCCTACCTAGACGCTACGAATCTTCAGGTTTACGTAGCGCAAGACGGAGTTGTGATATCCGTTGAAAACGAACCCTCACACCAATGGTACATTGCTGGCGGACCGGCTCTTAAAGTCGATTATGAGCCGAGCAAGACCCCAAATGCAGTTACCAAATTCTTAAACGACCACCAACTTCTTGGAAAACCTATTGGGATTTACAGGATAGTAACCAAAGTTCCTCTAGCCTCATGCATATGGCGCGGTCGAATTCAAAACATCGAAAAAGAACTGACAATCGCAAACGACGAGCTTGATTTAAAACTTAATCTCAAGCAGATTAACTCGCCCTTTAAAAAAGTAGTTAATATACTGACCTTTGGGGCCTTCGGCTCCATCCTTGACCCAAACTTTCATGACGGCACGGTGGATTTTGGAAGCCCGCACATACTTAAAAACTTAGGATTCTTTCCCGCAGATCTAAACAATAGAAGGTTTTTTGAGCATATTGAGGTGTATAGTCATGCCGATGAATCTGCGTGGGATACACGTTTGATAAATCTGCGCGTTCAGCAGGATCTCCGCCGAGATATCGGTTCAGCCTTGGCTGCAGCTGGGCGTGAACCCGGCGGAGGCACGATGTCATTCGGCGGCGAACCGCAATGGCTTGAGTCCTATAATAACCGGCTTGATTCTTTAAAAACCGCTATCAGCGACCTTGGAGATGCGTTGAGATTTCAGCCTGAGGGCATTGAATCTGTATTTCACGAAATCTTAGAAAAGCACCCTGTGTTACTGGACGTTTACGGCTCTTGCGAAAGCAAGCCTGAGCTTAGCTATCCTCACGGCCAGACTTCCCCCATCGGAAAGACAAAGCTTCAGCCAGACTTCATAATCCGATATCCCGATCAATCTTACAAAATGATCGAAATCGAACGCCCCTCAAAACAAATCGCCACGACGCAGGGACAACCCAGAGCTGAGGTTGGCCAAGCCGTCTTCCAAACAGCCGAGTGGAAACATTATATAAAAACCCATTACCAACTTGTTGCATCGCGCTATCCAGGCATCCAATCAAAATGCAAGACTTCCGTTATTATGAGCCGCTTTACTCAGCAGCATTTTAAAAGCGTATCCGATGCACGAGATTACATGGGACTGATGATGGAGCAGTTCAACATCGATGAATTCCTAACCTTTGACGATCTCTTGGAGCGGGCAATTACCGCCTATACCATGCTTTCGGGATTGCCCCCAGAGCAAGCAGGATACTGA